The genomic DNA TTAGATTTCTATGACGCAATAGTCAAAGGAGTATTCGAACGCACAAATAAATCACTTAAAAGACACACAATCGTTAAACTGGTCCGAAGTAGGGACATTCACAATCTGAAAGACGAGAGACAATTAGGAACGACATCCGTGAAGGCCAAACCAGTGCATAAACTCACAATAAGAAATGTAAGTGAAGATTTGAAACTTGGGAGAAAAACCACAGGTATAATACAGAAAGTTCTTAACAAATCCGTGCAGAAAATAGGAGACAAAAATATTTCCTCACTTACATTTGAAAgaatttgttttgatgaaatttcatcaaaagtcAAGCTCTCCAGCATTTCCCAACTAAAATCTCTAAAATTGATAGGATGCGCCTTTACACCAGTTAACTACAAATGCCTAAAGTCCATAGAATTACTTTCCGATGAGGCAACAATATCTTATTTTTTAGATCAAATGAAATTGATACTGTATCCAGCAATACAAACATGTGTTGGCCTGCAGCATATAACAACATcagaaatgaaacttggttacaAATCGTTTTGCATAAAGTTGAGTTCAACGGCAATATCAGGTGATGCTGAAAAGTACTTTGGAGTAGCATTGAGAAGTTGTAGTAGAGAAAATGTTTTGGAACTGCTTGATATTGAAACGGCGAAAATTCTGATGGCAGCGGGCTGTGATATTGGCGACTTCGAACTGGCTAATGGAAGAGAAAAAACAATTATTCTTAACAGTATTAAATTTGGTCTGCTTGAATCGGACCCGAATTTGGTACATGTGTACCCGGCAGAATGCCATCTTAAAACCAGAAAGTCAACAAATATTGTCTTTGTATGTTTCATGAAAGAAAACTTTGACATCGGCAACGAATGTGCGTTTAGACAATTCCGTGGCTTCGACACTTTTCTGAGGAGTTACAACAGGGTATCCTCAGAATCATTCCTCGCCGAATCAGCAGCTTTAGAGGTCGAACGCGCCGACGAAGTTATTACGGAACAGATAAAGAAAGATATTGAAGAGACGCTAGCTTTCAATTCAATGGAGCTTATGAACAAGCATAGTAATTTAGAGGTTGTTGGTGTTAGTTTGGGAAAAGCTAGGGATAATACGCTCGATTTATGTGATGGTCCTTACATAGTTTTATATGTAAGACTTAAAGCATTTGTTCCGCATGGTGAAAATCTCTTTCCTACGAAATTAACACATCCTCAAAATCAGACAGTGGAGTTCAAGACAGATGTTAGAGAAGGTTATTATATACCTTTAGCAGATAATGCTTCTAATGATTTTTACCCAGAAATGAAGGTACCAAACTTAGTGATGGGATGCAGTATTGGTTTTCCAAATAACAAATTTGCTGCAACAATCGGACCATTCGTTGAAATTGAATCGGGCAGCGATAaagcaaaaaagaaagaaacaggaTTTATAACCGCTTGTCATCTTTTTACCACGCCGAAGAATGAACAATCCGTGATAGGCACACAAGTAGTTCAACCATCTGATGCTGATAAATTGTGTATTAGTTCCAATGACAAAGTTTGCGGAGAAGTTGTTGCATGTACATATAATGAAGAAACTGACGCAGCACTAGTAAAAATTACCAAACGAAGTCCACGTAAAGGCGCCTTCATCACCTGTCAGAGTCGTGACCTTAAAGAAGCAGGTTAGAATTACAATTTAGTTAAGTGCTGATGGCGGAGGGTCTGCTAGTTAATAACAGACGTTTCCGTTCAAAATGTGAATATGTACGTTTAGTCAGGACCTATTGAGAACGATATACATGAACGACAAACTTGTAAATGACATTCAGttttttaagttctgaaacatCAGACGCTTGCTAATGCAAGCAATATATTAAGGTCTGAAAATCAGACGCTTGctgaaataagaaatgaattccCCTGAACGTGCATGTAGCAATAGAAATATGAAATCGAACCCTCTTACTATGAAAACGCCTTTCTCCATTAACATATACTAGTACTAGACTTCTCTAAAAGAATGTTTGATGGTTTTGTTTAAACTGTACTATTTCTTTGtagttttaatcaaaataaatattttataggcAATTATCATGTAAACTTTTTGCTGTGTCATTATTTATTGTCCGTCTTTTTCTTCTGCATTATTATTCAGAAATACCAACATCCGCTCTATAAAAGTCTGCCTCTTTATAATATAACTCTGGTTTATTTTGTTATTCTTTATAGGATTTTCTGGTACAATAGAATACAACGATGGGTCCGTATCAAGTTTAAAAGCAGCATTTCGGCGGAATGTTGTGAAAATTGGCAAAACCACGAAACTTACTTTAGGACAGTGTTGTCTTGAAGGAACAGCGATAAGGATTTCCCCGGTATCCATAACTGCAACACACCCTTTAACAGGTACATGGAGTCCAATAATTATGAACAACCTGTTTTTCATCGGTGGATTTGGTAACAAACCTTTTTCTGAATTCGGCGATTCAGGTGCTGGAGTGTTCCTTGTAGGAGAAAATAACAGACTATCTTGTATAGGGATGGTCATTGGCAAATTAACAGACGGTTACTGTTACGCTATCCCAATTCAGAAAATACTTAACAGGTTGTCAAGAACAAGTTATACCAAACTCGACAATTTAAAAGTTACAATGAAAACGTTTGATGATTAAATGAGAGGTGAACATACGTGAACAACTGATATTTGATGTTGTGACTATGCAATGAACTGAGATACTTGCGGTTTTAAGCTCCTATTTAGAAATGTAACAGAAGGCTTGAAACTAATGTGATTTAATTGATACATCAAATAAACAGAAGTTTTAGGGCTAAATTAAAACTGTAAGCAAAGAAATGCATGGGTTTCCAACTTAACCAgtatttataaaactatactgtttcagcaggaaaaaaaatgtgataaaatgagTCTTACATTCGTGTCTTTTCGTACTGAATGaataataaagatgataaaatgttCGACGCAGCCTAGCATTTTATTCAAATAGTAAATACAGTATAAAAGAGATAATCCTGTAAACTCCtctatcttttaaattatttttcatactGTTTTCATATTATAAACCATATTTTCACtaaaagaatataataatatatgGTAGATATTTGGAGTAAACACAAAATGTTAAGCAATTCAAAAAAGGATCAAATTCATACATTATGAAATATAGGCATGAACGTCTCTATAATTATGTTGATGTATACCAAGTAACAATTTAAAGGTCATATTAGAAAAGCATGACTAAAGAAGTACATACAAACTGCCTATACATAAAAGGGACCGTAAATGTGATATGTCTATTCACTTGTCTagtaataaagaataaatattataCTACAGCTGTGCTTGTATCGAAGAAAAGGTTATTCTAAACAAAATTCTTTAACCAACAACGGTACAAAATGGGCCACAGTTCTAACAAAATTTACTTTTCAGGGTTTGGTTCTTGAGCTATT from Mercenaria mercenaria strain notata chromosome 11, MADL_Memer_1, whole genome shotgun sequence includes the following:
- the LOC123531203 gene encoding uncharacterized protein LOC123531203 gives rise to the protein MDIERKESLSTSELELKIRNAVYQHFKSAEDAIICRQTDATGNALKSTSLQPLFEQKLLVAETVQSYEKGQFLESSIVDLLFGSKRYQAIFVSTENEEHISTHWSEKEWFIYNVLKNHFNAESKQENETGLSANLKEYQYSDVIVVSNSVSRKMDVPYKTVCEGVLNDVLPARKNCLVILDFYDAIVKGVFERTNKSLKRHTIVKLVRSRDIHNLKDERQLGTTSVKAKPVHKLTIRNVSEDLKLGRKTTGIIQKVLNKSVQKIGDKNISSLTFERICFDEISSKVKLSSISQLKSLKLIGCAFTPVNYKCLKSIELLSDEATISYFLDQMKLILYPAIQTCVGLQHITTSEMKLGYKSFCIKLSSTAISGDAEKYFGVALRSCSRENVLELLDIETAKILMAAGCDIGDFELANGREKTIILNSIKFGLLESDPNLVHVYPAECHLKTRKSTNIVFVCFMKENFDIGNECAFRQFRGFDTFLRSYNRVSSESFLAESAALEVERADEVITEQIKKDIEETLAFNSMELMNKHSNLEVVGVSLGKARDNTLDLCDGPYIVLYVRLKAFVPHGENLFPTKLTHPQNQTVEFKTDVREGYYIPLADNASNDFYPEMKVPNLVMGCSIGFPNNKFAATIGPFVEIESGSDKAKKKETGFITACHLFTTPKNEQSVIGTQVVQPSDADKLCISSNDKVCGEVVACTYNEETDAALVKITKRSPRKGAFITCQSRDLKEAGFSGTIEYNDGSVSSLKAAFRRNVVKIGKTTKLTLGQCCLEGTAIRISPVSITATHPLTGTWSPIIMNNLFFIGGFGNKPFSEFGDSGAGVFLVGENNRLSCIGMVIGKLTDGYCYAIPIQKILNRLSRTSYTKLDNLKVTMKTFDD